CGCTGTGGGACCGTTGTGGGACCGCTGTGGGACCGTTGCGCAGGACAGGAGGGTTTCAGGAGTGGGTTTCTGGGAATTCTCATAGAGCAACATGTTGGGACAAAATCAGATATTGATTCTAAAAATCTGCCTAAGAATTGAACTTGGTGACCAGTTTTCCCAATCTGTCTCTACCCGTCTATTCAATGACATAGATCAGCACATCTATGTTGAATCAATCagatgcagtcagtcagtcagattgaTATTAAGATTTACTTTATTTTtcaattgcacacaaggtccaGTCGAAATCTGACTTcctatttaacccaaccctctacagttgaagtcggaagtttatatacacttaggttggagtcattaaaactcgtttttcaaccattccactaatttcttgttaaccaaatatagttttggcaagtcggttaggacatctactttgtgcatgacacaagtaatttttccaacaattgtttacagacagattatttcacttataattcactgtatcacaattctagtgggtcagaagtttacatacactaagttgactgtgcctttaaacagcttggaaaattccagaaaatgacgtcatggctttagaagcttctgataggctaattgacatcatttgagtcaattggaggtgtacctgtggatgtatttcaaggtctaccttcaaactcagtgcctctttgcttgacatcatgggaaaatcaaaaaaaatctgccaagacctcaggaaaaaaattgtatacctccacaagtctggtttatccttgggagcaattttcaaatgcctgaaggtaccacgttcatctgtacaaacaatagtatgcaagtataaacaccatgggaccacgcagccgtcataccgctcaggaaggagacacattctgtctcctagagatgaacgtactttggtgcgaaaagtgcaaatcaatcacagaacaacagcaaaggaccttgtgaagatgctggaggaaacaggtacaaaagtatctccacagtaaaacgagtcctataacgacataacctaaaaggccgctcagccaggaagaagccactgctccaaaactgccataaaaaaaactgactacagtttgcaactgcacacggggacaaagatcatactttttggagaaatgtcctctggtctgatgaaacaaaaatagaactgtttggccataatgaccatcgttttgtttggaggaaaagggggaggcttgcaagccgaagaacaccatcccaaccgtgaagcacgggggtggcaccatcatgttgtgggggtgctttgctgcaggagggactggtacacttcataaaatagatggcatcataagggaggaaaattatgtggatatatttaagcaacatctcaagatcagtcaggaagttaaagcttggttgcaaatgggtcttccaaatggacaatgacccctagcatacttccaaagtagttgcaaaatggcttaaggacaacaaagtcaaggtattggagtggtcatcacaaagccctggcctcaatcccatagacatttttgggcagaactgaaaaagcgtgtgcgagcaaggaggtctacaaacctgactcagttacaccagctctgtcaggaggaatgggccaaaattcacccaacttattgtgggaagcttgtggaaggctacccaaaacgtttgacccaagttaaacaatttaaaggcaatgctaccaaacactaattgagtgtatgtaaacttctgacccactgggaatgtgatgaaagaaataaaagctgaaataaataattctctctactattattctgacatttcacaatcttaaaataaagtggtgatcctaactgaccttagacaggcaatttttaccaggattaaatgtcaggaattgtgaaaaactgagtttaaatgtatttggctaaagtgtatgtaaacctctgacttcaacgTTACATATACAGGTTgcagaggttggagcaggagGCTTCAACACTGGACTCCTGTGGAGCAGTTGCTGTGGggtttaagtgtcttgctcaagggcacaacagcaggcaatggcatctaggaCTTGACACCAGAAAACCTCCGATTGCCAGTTCATTTcccaacagatttttaccatcaGACCCGGGATTCGAACTGGCAAACCTCCAGTTGCTGGCTCACctttctaggctacctgctacctgtctgtctgtctgccttgcaGCAGTTGGgggcttgctgtgtgtgtgtgtgtgtgtgtgtgtgtgtgtgtgtgtgtgtgtgtgtgtgtgtgtgtgtgtgtgtgtgtgtgtgtgtgtgtgtgtgtgtgtgtgtgtgtgtgtgtgtgtgtgtgtacctgtggatgaaagAGCAGTGGGCTGGGCCTCAGGTACTTCTCCTTTAGAGCTCCCACAGGGTCCAGTAACTTCCTCTTTTCCACCCTGCTGGACAGCAAGGACAAGGGTTACGTACGAAGGTCAGAGGTCAACTGGAAAGGTTGCACTGATTCACACTGTACATGCccatataatgtattataatttaatttatacattttatggacacagtctattttacaatagttttatattttctttgtttttaactcttgtccttcctctacctctcccatatATGTCTGATGTCCATccggtttgatttctatttgccatatctttcaaTCTGTGCTCTTTCAAAAATGTTCTTAACCTATATacgttttacggacacagtatgttTTACATGAGTTATCTGGTTTTTATTATTCCCTACCTTCAGCTcctttcaacccctcccatctatctcttaacaccatccatatagatttctatttgccatatatttttcaactgtgctgtgatgtttcacaaaagcaCGGAACCTTTccattctcatagtttctacagactgtaaattgaagaaaaaaaatgttgttGCTGAAagcattattatattattgatcgattgaccaTGACTTCTCAGATCGCCCAGTAATGTGGGAGTGCATACTTAGACGTTTGCTAGTGTGGATATTGCAACCTAGTCCTTTCCTCTTATCTCATGAGGGGAAAGGTTAACATACAGATTTGGAGATATATATTATATTGAATATAGGTTCTAACATGAGTTTCAACTTGAGTTGCTTATCGACAGTGTCTGATGAGGCCTCTGGTCTACTCGGGGCTGAAATACCTGTATATTGGGTCCATGAAGAAGGGTGAGGGCTTGGCATAGTGCAGGGAGGGCTGTTGCTGGGGCGGCTGAGCCAGGGGCTGCTGTTGCTGGGGTAGCGGGGGCTGGAGGAGGGAGTGGCCCTGGGGGTGCTGGACGTGGGAGTGCGGGTGGCTGCCGAGGTGCTCCTCCTTGCGGTGGTTCTTGCGGCTGGGCGGCTGCTCGGGGGCCACCATCCCGTTGTGTCCGTCCCGTCGGCGGCTGCCGATGCTCAGGTCCAGCGGCTGCTCCTCCCCCCCGGGGAGAATGAGGGGGGCGTTGCTGCTACCGCTGGGTGGGGTCGGCTTGGCGGGGGCCGGTGGGGCCGGCTTGGCCTCCTTGGGCTTGGTGGTGAGGTCGAAGGGCGATGACTCTCCGGTGCCCGGGGCGGCCATTTTGTGGGGTGTCGGATGTTGCTCACGTGGCGACTTGGGCTCAGCCTTGAAGAACATGCCGGGGTTGAGGGTGCCGGCCCGCTCTGCGAAAGggtagagggagtgagggaagttGGGTAAAAACTGGAAAGGGAACATGGAATGGTAGGGCAGCGAGCCAATCTTCTTCTCCTGCAGGCCCATGAGGCCAGGGCCAAAGTACTTCTCTGCGATGGAGGCGATGGCCTTGATGGAGTCAGTGGCAGCGGCGCCCCCTGTGGTGGTGGGAGGCAGCGCCTGCTCCTCCGGAGGCGGGAAGAAGGAGTGCTGGGAGGcgccggagaggaaggagggcCGCTCGCAGGCCAGGTTGCTCAAGCTGGAAACCGCCGACACCGAGCCACTACTCACGTCGTCCGGCCGCCCGTCCAGACCcgccctctccacccccctcgcCCCTCCAGTGCCCGCAGCCTTCCTCCTCTTGGCGCCGGTGCTCCGCTCCCGTTGTTCCCGCTCGCTCTCTGCGTCGCTGTCTAAGTCTGAACCCGAGGCGGTGCCGGTGGTGGTGTCCAGGTCGGTGCCGCTGGTGGTGTTGACGTCCTCCAGGTCGCTGCCGTCTGACATCTCTGACATCTTGGCCTTGGCCTTGGCCTCGCCGTACGCCAGCCTATCCTTGTCCTCCCTCTCCTGGCTGCTGAGGAGACTACCGCCTCCATTGTTGTTGTTAATGGAGCTGACCAGAGACAGTGGAGGCCCGTCCAGGGGGCTGCGGGGCAGCTTGCCCTCCTGAATCCCACCGTTGTTACTGTTGTTGCCCAGGGGGCTCTTCAGCATCGGGCTGGGGGGCAGTAAGGGCGGCCGGGGGTAGAGCGAGGGGGGGAAAAGGCCCGGGAAGCCGTGGGAGAGCGAGGGGAAACCATGCGGCCCAGGGGAGAAGGGAAGGCCGGCATGGGGGTGAGGGTGTGGCCGGGAGGGGAAGTAGTCGGGGAAGGCCAGGCCCGAGTGGTTGAGgcctgggtggtggtgggggtggtggtgcttGGACTTGGCCAGGATGGGGCTGCTGCTCATGGGGATGCCGGGAGCGAAAAGTCCCCCAGCAGGGCCGTAATGGTTCTTGCCCTCACAGAAGCGCCGGTGCTTGTTGAGGGAGGAGGTAGTGCTGAACATCTGGCCACAGTCCTTACACTTGATCTGGGTGCGGCAGTCGGCGTGCATGCGCTTGTGGCGGCACAGGTTGGAGAACTGCGTGTAGGACTTGTGGCACACCTCGCCTGGGGAGACACACAGCCCACATGGGCCTGGTTAAGCCCATTTAAACACTGTCACTAACTCAGAGTACCAAGTCAACAGTCTACACGGATACAACATTAGGCTACTTAGAGAAAAATACATGTACATCGCTCCTTCATTTTGTCTAAAGGCTGTATATCTATACAAATCAGAAGTCGTACATGCTTTTGGTGAAATCCAGTGACAACAGTTTTCATCTTTATACTTATTGGCCATTGAATCACTATGACTGGCACCTACCATATATCCACATGGGGCAATATACGGTTAAGCTGATTATTTTCACACTATGTTCTATGAAGTGTTGCTTGAATACATACTGTACGTATACATGTATATAGGCATATACACACATACGTGCACATGAGTACAAACAGAAATGCAAAGCAGAAAGTTGAGTGAGAGAAGAAGATATCATGGCTTCCAGCATCGTTCAATGGGGAGCTGAAGCAGATACTGTGGATCCATTTTTATCATGTCAAATCTGGCCATGCCGTCGGGAAATTCGTTTTATGTCACcctcagaggggaaaaaaacacacacagaaggaAAGAAACCAAAAAGGAACACACAAAGTAACACTTTTTTGAAAGTCCCCCTAAAGATGCTCAACAAATTATCAATAAACAATTTTCAGTAGCATATCAGCTGCAGAGGGACCATAGAGTTGAATAGAGGGCCCAACTCCTATCTGTACCATTGCAATTGCGCCCTCTATCCGATTCTAAGCTGGACTATCAAAATAAAGTGTGACCCATACAACAaaaagagaaggagagtgagaggcacggagagggggaaggaggaggataACAAAAACAAGCAAAAAAGGTAGGAAAAACGCAAAACAAAATGGCGGTTGAAAAAGGGATGGGGGTCATGGAATTGTCTCTGACCTATGGGATTGTGTCTGCTACTGTCACTGGCCCTGCCTGGGgttggagagagacggagggaggaggaagaggaggatgaggaggaggcctTTGGACACGGGGAGGAGGTAGAACTAGATGTGGGTTGGCTAGGCCGTGGCGGCGGCGGGGGCGGTGGCGACTCAGACTTACAGATGAAGGGCTTGACACTGCTGTGAATGTGCTTGTGCTGCTTGAGGCCCGAGGAGGTGGCGAAGGTCTTGCCACACTCGGGGCAGGTGTGAGCGCGCGCTCCTACGTGCTGTGAGCGGATGTGGCGCTGCAGGTTGCTGGGGTCCGTAAACACCTACGGGTAGGGGGGGGTGGCCGGCACGtttacattgacacacacacatatgcatacgCACAGATATAAAGCAGTTATGGCCAGCGATCACAGTCATCCGGTCACTGTAATAAATAGTACTGACTAAAATGGATTTTACTGCCATCATAGACAACACAATACCTGACGATCTATCTCAGTCTATGCCAGCTGCCCATGAATGGCCTTGTAACATTGATGGTGGTGACATTCACAAACAACTAACTTGATGGCCAGTCAACCAACAAGCTGAATAAACTGAAACAAGTGACACAAGTCATCTAACATAAACCGACATGATTAAGTTGGTACTAAGTTGCGTTTATGGTTGCCAACTTAATCATGACATCACACGATTACAAGCACGGGttcctacatacatacaggatggATTTTCTCCTCATTCAAGTCGCTACTGTAGCTAGTGTCAGCATTCACCAAGGTAGCGAAGGAGAAGAGCCAGTGTTTGAGTGCACAACTTACGTGCCGGGTGTGCTGTACCTTATCGCAGTTTTCACACTCGAACCGCTTTCCGCTGTCGTGGGACATCTGGTGACGGATGAGGTTGGACTTCCAGTTGAAGGCCTTGGGACACTGGTCACACTTATACTCCCGCTCCTCTGTGTGCACGATCATGTGCTGGCCCAGACTGGACAGGgaacagacacgcacgcacacacacacacacacacacacacacacacacacacacacacacacacagtcctttagGATAATGATGATACTCCTCCAATCATTAGTGTAGAGGTGAttctaccactgtgtgtgtgtgtgcatgtgtgtgtgttctcgctgacgcacgtgtgtgtgtgtgtgtgtgtgtgtgtgtgtgtgtgtgtgtgtgtgtgtgtgtgtgtgtgtgtgtgtgtgtgtgtgtgtgtgtgtgtgtgtgtgtgtgtgtgtgtgctgcacctGTACTCGTTGGGGAAGATCTTCTCGCAATCCTTGCACTCATGGACGGGCTCGTGGTCGCTGTCGTCGCGCTCCTGCTTGAAGTCCTCGTTGCTGAGCGTGTCGAACAGAGAGCCGGCGCTGGCGCACGAGTACTTCTGGTGCCGCCGCAGCTCCAGGGCCGAGGTGAACAGCTCGTCACAGTCCTCGCAGCGGTACATCTGCTCGTCTGCAaaacaatacaatttgatttgtcccAACTGTTTTATCGGATATGTGTCTTCTGGACAAAGACAAACAATACACACCTGCCAAAGGTAAAAGTCTGAGCAGGTTAACTACATAGCACCCCAGCCTACATCCATCGATGATCCCAAACTGAACACACAACTAGAAACAAGGCAAGAGCATCCAGAAATGTCTAGCACTCAAACTTGGTATGAAAAGAAATCTCAGGGTAGCCCATACGCCGCACTCTCCTGTCCAAGCGAATCAAGTGCATGTTCAAACACTTAAAATAACCACTCTCCAATTGGTGTTGATGTAAAAGGAAAAATCTATTAAAAGTCAAATGCAGCCTGGGCTAGAGGGCTTTACACCTTAATTAACTCATAGCTGATTACTTTAAGTCCAGTAGTAGTGGCTGTTCTTTGGCTTTATAGCGAGCAAAGGAAACAATAGGCTACACATTTGTCAttattttccagcatgatggccTTTGTAATACTTTTCCCAAccaaggtcaaaccaataaaacTTGGAGGCAGGGGCTTTCAATGGCGGGTTCCTGACTTGGACGCCAAGTTCAACAACTCAGGCCAAATTAGAAAGGGGGGGGGGAGTAGATGGTGGAAGTTGTCCAAGAAGAATGAGAGCCATGCGGGGTTAGGCTAGGTTGTCACCCACCCCGTGGAGGTTTTAGAGCGCCAATCAACCCACGATGCCCGCTCTGCCATGACCCCAGTGGGCACTGCGTGAGGGCACCGGAGATCCCCCTAACACACCACACTGTAACCATTAGTCATCGAAAAGCTAAGCAGACAAGTTGATTCAAAATGACTTACAGTGCATGGCTCACCTGGTTTCTACTGTATGCCGTCATTTATTCAGCTGGCTATGTCTAGAGCCATTAAAAGAGCAGAAGTGTAGCAACAGAACTTTGTCTAAACATGTATTTGAACAAATGACCCTCTTGGTCGTAGTCGTCCATTACTTCAAACTCAAAACACTATGCATGCATAGCCGCCACCATAACCACATAACTCATAACGGAGTGAGcgttttactgtgttaaatgttCCATTCCAACCTAAAAACTTCTCAGCGCCAAGCTATTTGGATGTGTCACCTTTGAAAGCTGCGACATGTTTCCATGAACAGGCTTATAAAGCGCTTATTGAGGCTTTATTACTTGTTTTATTACACCGAGGCTTTGTCAAATCAAACAGCActtcaagcaggaagtgaaacGCGAGGAGGACTCGGCAGAACCGCACCTAGCCATCGGCTTCACCGCTAGATGACATTGGGCTCGAGGCCTACAATGCCAGATAGGAGTCAGATAGGAGCCAGATAGGAGGAGTGCGGGGTGTTTAAGGCCGAATAATAATTTGGCGCCATTATCTGTGTTCCATCAGTAACACTCCGGAATAGAGAGGAGGAATGTTGCGGAGGGAGGACGGTGAGAGCGCTCATAAATGGGAGACTAATAGCTTTCTGGGAGATGTAGGGGAACACAATTATGTGCAGTTTAGCGACTAATCTGGGAGCATGGGTGAGGCCTCGGGGGACTCCTCAAGCCCCACTCCAAATTCCAGCTCCTATAAGCCAGCCGAAGAGCTGTGCAGCGCCAAGCTATTCCTCTCCCCTTCTTTTCTCTTGcgaacgcgcgcacacacacacacacacacagtctaccttTCCTTTTGTTACTAATTTGTTCATTCATTCTGCCTCTCCTCCATTTTCTATCTTTCACAAACTCTCGTAATATGtcagtctctttctttctctcttgctctcttttaaAATCTCTCGCGCACGTCCCTTTCCTATCCTTTCACCCCCTCTCCTGTTCTTTTGGCAAAGAGATCTGAGGGAGGCTTTCGGGTCTTTCGGAGAAAACATTTTGTGTGTTAGAACATCTATGGCTCACGAATACCTTGTTCTGTCTACACCGTTTTTATAGTCCATGACAAGTAAAAGCATAAACCCACTTCATTGCAAAAagaccaagatgttcaaatgtccaACTGAACTATGCATTTCCTCACCTGGATCAAAAATGGAATGACACAATAACGTTATCTTTGACATGTAGCCTAGGCTACAAGATCATTTACAACAAGCACGACTGAAATATCGTAGTCCTCAATGAATTGCAATGGCCCAAGACAATTTGCATGTTAGACAAAACCAAATGAATCCATAAAAATAAACAATAGGTCTACATGCCAAAAACTGAAATTATAGAGATTTCTCAAAAACAAAGTCATTGGATTTCAGTTATTGTAAAATGACCCAGCATCAAATCTCATTGGCCA
The window above is part of the Salmo salar chromosome ssa15, Ssal_v3.1, whole genome shotgun sequence genome. Proteins encoded here:
- the prdm16 gene encoding histone-lysine N-methyltransferase PRDM16 isoform X7, which translates into the protein MRSKARARKLAKNDSETVDSMYETDPHLLAGGAESGEEETEDSIMSPIPVGHPSPHPNNHHHHSHHGRHHHHNEDPFTPKEGSPYEVPVYIPDDIPIPSDLELRESSVPGAGLGIWAKTRIGMGECFGPHSALQSATVKDGSFGWEQMLNDRETASSPESCIKKVVDEMGNVKFCLDEGSEAGGSWLKYVRTAPSFEEQNLAACHLSGDQIYYKAIRDIGVGEELLVYMKDGLFPEGSMAPNLEDEQMYRCEDCDELFTSALELRRHQKYSCASAGSLFDTLSNEDFKQERDDSDHEPVHECKDCEKIFPNEYSLGQHMIVHTEEREYKCDQCPKAFNWKSNLIRHQMSHDSGKRFECENCDKVQHTRHVFTDPSNLQRHIRSQHVGARAHTCPECGKTFATSSGLKQHKHIHSSVKPFICRASDSSRHNPIGEVCHKSYTQFSNLCRHKRMHADCRTQIKCKDCGQMFSTTSSLNKHRRFCEGKNHYGPAGGLFAPGIPMSSSPILAKSKHHHPHHHPGLNHSGLAFPDYFPSRPHPHPHAGLPFSPGPHGFPSLSHGFPGLFPPSLYPRPPLLPPSPMLKSPLGNNSNNGGIQEGKLPRSPLDGPPLSLVSSINNNNGGGSLLSSQEREDKDRLAYGEAKAKAKMSEMSDGSDLEDVNTTSGTDLDTTTGTASGSDLDSDAESEREQRERSTGAKRRKAAGTGGARGVERAGLDGRPDDVSSGSVSAVSSLSNLACERPSFLSGASQHSFFPPPEEQALPPTTTGGAAATDSIKAIASIAEKYFGPGLMGLQEKKIGSLPYHSMFPFQFLPNFPHSLYPFAERAGTLNPGMFFKAEPKSPREQHPTPHKMAAPGTGESSPFDLTTKPKEAKPAPPAPAKPTPPSGSSNAPLILPGGEEQPLDLSIGSRRRDGHNGMVAPEQPPSRKNHRKEEHLGSHPHSHVQHPQGHSLLQPPLPQQQQPLAQPPQQQPSLHYAKPSPFFMDPIYSRVEKRKLLDPVGALKEKYLRPSPLLFHPQMSAMENMTEKLESFSALKLDAPPNSLQHSAHPLFNFRSPPPSLSDAILRKGKERYTCRYCGKIFPRSANLTRHLRTHTGEQPYRCKYCDRSFSISSNLQRHVRNIHNKEKPFKCHLCNRCFGQQTNLDRHLKKHEHESIPVSQHSGILSNLGNNVSSPNSEPDNHALLDEKEDSYFSEIRNFISNSELNQASSSTDKRSEVAEEERPSSHSLSNSKMAARGLEEEEEEAEGDDEEEEEGSLTEKSQDEVPESPSPVTMVTPEAYEDEEEEEAEEEEEATPLAMSYEHTRRCIEEDGGLLDLESLPSFPKGLELHKASSSEEPPFDVKDIFNTASLESEALKETLYRQAKTQAYAMMLSLSENNPLHASSQNSLDAWLSMGGGPSETSSFHPLNHI
- the prdm16 gene encoding histone-lysine N-methyltransferase PRDM16 isoform X2; this encodes MRSKARARKLAKNDSETVDSMYETDPHLLAGGAESGEEETEDSIMSPIPVGHPSPHPNNHHHHSHHGRHHHHNEDPFTPKEGSPYEVPVYIPDDIPIPSDLELRESSVPGAGLGIWAKTRIGMGECFGPHSALQSATVKDGSFGWEMLNDRETASSPESCIKKVVDEMGNVKFCLDEGSEAGGSWLKYVRTAPSFEEQNLAACHLSGDQIYYKAIRDIGVGEELLVYMKDGLFPEGSMAPNLEDEQMYRCEDCDELFTSALELRRHQKYSCASAGSLFDTLSNEDFKQERDDSDHEPVHECKDCEKIFPNEYSLGQHMIVHTEEREYKCDQCPKAFNWKSNLIRHQMSHDSGKRFECENCDKVQHTRHVFTDPSNLQRHIRSQHVGARAHTCPECGKTFATSSGLKQHKHIHSSVKPFICRASDSSRHNPIGEVCHKSYTQFSNLCRHKRMHADCRTQIKCKDCGQMFSTTSSLNKHRRFCEGKNHYGPAGGLFAPGIPMSSSPILAKSKHHHPHHHPGLNHSGLAFPDYFPSRPHPHPHAGLPFSPGPHGFPSLSHGFPGLFPPSLYPRPPLLPPSPMLKSPLGNNSNNGGIQEGKLPRSPLDGPPLSLVSSINNNNGGGSLLSSQEREDKDRLAYGEAKAKAKMSEMSDGSDLEDVNTTSGTDLDTTTGTASGSDLDSDAESEREQRERSTGAKRRKAAGTGGARGVERAGLDGRPDDVSSGSVSAVSSLSNLACERPSFLSGASQHSFFPPPEEQALPPTTTGGAAATDSIKAIASIAEKYFGPGLMGLQEKKIGSLPYHSMFPFQFLPNFPHSLYPFAERAGTLNPGMFFKAEPKSPREQHPTPHKMAAPGTGESSPFDLTTKPKEAKPAPPAPAKPTPPSGSSNAPLILPGGEEQPLDLSIGSRRRDGHNGMVAPEQPPSRKNHRKEEHLGSHPHSHVQHPQGHSLLQPPLPQQQQPLAQPPQQQPSLHYAKPSPFFMDPIYSRVEKRKLLDPVGALKEKYLRPSPLLFHPQLQYLYRGTPSLPQMSAMENMTEKLESFSALKLDAPPNSLQHSAHPLFNFRSPPPSLSDAILRKGKERYTCRYCGKIFPRSANLTRHLRTHTGEQPYRCKYCDRSFSISSNLQRHVRNIHNKEKPFKCHLCNRCFGQQTNLDRHLKKHEHESIPVSQHSGILSNLGNNVSSPNSEPDNHALLDEKEDSYFSEIRNFISNSELNQASSSTDKRSEVAEEERPSSHSLSNSKMAARGLEEEEEEAEGDDEEEEEGSLTEKSQDEVPESPSPVTMVTPEAYEDEEEEEAEEEEEATPLAMSYEHTRRCIEEDGGLLDLESLPSFPKGLELHKASSSEEPPFDVKDIFNTASLESEALKETLYRQAKTQAYAMMLSLSENNPLHASSQNSLDAWLSMGGGPSETSSFHPLNHI
- the prdm16 gene encoding histone-lysine N-methyltransferase PRDM16 isoform X8, with amino-acid sequence MRSKARARKLAKNDSETVDSMYETDPHLLAGGAESGEEETEDSIMSPIPVGHPSPHPNNHHHHSHHGRHHHHNEDPFTPKEGSPYEVPVYIPDDIPIPSDLELRESSVPGAGLGIWAKTRIGMGECFGPHSALQSATVKDGSFGWEQMLNDRETASSPESCIKKVVDEMGNVKFCLDEGSEAGGSWLKYVRTAPSFEEQNLAACHLSGDQIYYKAIRDIGVGEELLVYMKDGLFPEGSMAPNLEDEQMYRCEDCDELFTSALELRRHQKYSCASAGSLFDTLSNEDFKQERDDSDHEPVHECKDCEKIFPNEYSLGQHMIVHTEEREYKCDQCPKAFNWKSNLIRHQMSHDSGKRFECENCDKVQHTRHVFTDPSNLQRHIRSQHVGARAHTCPECGKTFATSSGLKQHKHIHSSVKPFICRASDSSRHNPIGEVCHKSYTQFSNLCRHKRMHADCRTQIKCKDCGQMFSTTSSLNKHRRFCEGKNHYGPAGGLFAPGIPMSSSPILAKSKHHHPHHHPGLNHSGLAFPDYFPSRPHPHPHAGLPFSPGPHGFPSLSHGFPGLFPPSLYPRPPLLPPSPMLKSPLGNNSNNGGIQEGKLPRSPLDGPPLSLVSSINNNNGGGSLLSSQEREDKDRLAYGEAKAKAKMSEMSDGSDLEDVNTTSGTDLDTTTGTASGSDLDSDAESEREQRERSTGAKRRKAAGTGGARGVERAGLDGRPDDVSSGSVSAVSSLSNLACERPSFLSGASQHSFFPPPEEQALPPTTTGGAAATDSIKAIASIAEKYFGPGLMGLQEKKIGSLPYHSMFPFQFLPNFPHSLYPFAERAGTLNPGMFFKAEPKSPREQHPTPHKMAAPGTGESSPFDLTTKPKEAKPAPPAPAKPTPPSGSSNAPLILPGGEEQPLDLSIGSRRRDGHNGMVAPEQPPSRKNHRKEEHLGSHPHSHVQHPQGHSLLQPPLPQQQQPLAQPPQQQPSLHYAKPSPFFMDPIYRVEKRKLLDPVGALKEKYLRPSPLLFHPQMSAMENMTEKLESFSALKLDAPPNSLQHSAHPLFNFRSPPPSLSDAILRKGKERYTCRYCGKIFPRSANLTRHLRTHTGEQPYRCKYCDRSFSISSNLQRHVRNIHNKEKPFKCHLCNRCFGQQTNLDRHLKKHEHESIPVSQHSGILSNLGNNVSSPNSEPDNHALLDEKEDSYFSEIRNFISNSELNQASSSTDKRSEVAEEERPSSHSLSNSKMAARGLEEEEEEAEGDDEEEEEGSLTEKSQDEVPESPSPVTMVTPEAYEDEEEEEAEEEEEATPLAMSYEHTRRCIEEDGGLLDLESLPSFPKGLELHKASSSEEPPFDVKDIFNTASLESEALKETLYRQAKTQAYAMMLSLSENNPLHASSQNSLDAWLSMGGGPSETSSFHPLNHI
- the prdm16 gene encoding histone-lysine N-methyltransferase PRDM16 isoform X3: MRSKARARKLAKNDSETVDSMYETDPHLLAGGAESGEEETEDSIMSPIPVGHPSPHPNNHHHHSHHGRHHHHNEDPFTPKEGSPYEVPVYIPDDIPIPSDLELRESSVPGAGLGIWAKTRIGMGECFGPHSALQSATVKDGSFGWEQMLNDRETASSPESCIKKVVDEMGNVKFCLDEGSEAGGSWLKYVRTAPSFEEQNLAACHLSGDQIYYKAIRDIGVGEELLVYMKDGLFPEGSMAPNLEDEQMYRCEDCDELFTSALELRRHQKYSCASAGSLFDTLSNEDFKQERDDSDHEPVHECKDCEKIFPNEYSLGQHMIVHTEEREYKCDQCPKAFNWKSNLIRHQMSHDSGKRFECENCDKVQHTRHVFTDPSNLQRHIRSQHVGARAHTCPECGKTFATSSGLKQHKHIHSSVKPFICRASDSSRHNPIGEVCHKSYTQFSNLCRHKRMHADCRTQIKCKDCGQMFSTTSSLNKHRRFCEGKNHYGPAGGLFAPGIPMSSSPILAKSKHHHPHHHPGLNHSGLAFPDYFPSRPHPHPHAGLPFSPGPHGFPSLSHGFPGLFPPSLYPRPPLLPPSPMLKSPLGNNSNNGGIQEGKLPRSPLDGPPLSLVSSINNNNGGGSLLSSQEREDKDRLAYGEAKAKAKMSEMSDGSDLEDVNTTSGTDLDTTTGTASGSDLDSDAESEREQRERSTGAKRRKAAGTGGARGVERAGLDGRPDDVSSGSVSAVSSLSNLACERPSFLSGASQHSFFPPPEEQALPPTTTGGAAATDSIKAIASIAEKYFGPGLMGLQEKKIGSLPYHSMFPFQFLPNFPHSLYPFAERAGTLNPGMFFKAEPKSPREQHPTPHKMAAPGTGESSPFDLTTKPKEAKPAPPAPAKPTPPSGSSNAPLILPGGEEQPLDLSIGSRRRDGHNGMVAPEQPPSRKNHRKEEHLGSHPHSHVQHPQGHSLLQPPLPQQQQPLAQPPQQQPSLHYAKPSPFFMDPIYRVEKRKLLDPVGALKEKYLRPSPLLFHPQLQYLYRGTPSLPQMSAMENMTEKLESFSALKLDAPPNSLQHSAHPLFNFRSPPPSLSDAILRKGKERYTCRYCGKIFPRSANLTRHLRTHTGEQPYRCKYCDRSFSISSNLQRHVRNIHNKEKPFKCHLCNRCFGQQTNLDRHLKKHEHESIPVSQHSGILSNLGNNVSSPNSEPDNHALLDEKEDSYFSEIRNFISNSELNQASSSTDKRSEVAEEERPSSHSLSNSKMAARGLEEEEEEAEGDDEEEEEGSLTEKSQDEVPESPSPVTMVTPEAYEDEEEEEAEEEEEATPLAMSYEHTRRCIEEDGGLLDLESLPSFPKGLELHKASSSEEPPFDVKDIFNTASLESEALKETLYRQAKTQAYAMMLSLSENNPLHASSQNSLDAWLSMGGGPSETSSFHPLNHI